One window of the Shewanella litorisediminis genome contains the following:
- the menC gene encoding o-succinylbenzoate synthase, whose protein sequence is MSELSFALYPYRIALSRPLPVGKQRIMHRTGLVLEASTGEKRVFAEIAPLSGPDMDGAPILGFSAESIDDCIDTLKSGLAGRTSSDAADWVAKLEAMADSVSQDAVAWGLGILAAQLNEQLSEQLSDDIAHPMPDIPLIYLGEDEPLEAVRKRVKALPAQTRFVKVKVGQTSMETELKLIHGILAERPQLKLRLDANQGFELDDAIDFCACLPRDAIDYIEEPCRNPADNPALFRAVGIGYALDESLALSDFHFPEDPQSQGLRALVLKPMLLGSPARVQAFIDDAHSRGIRCVISSALESSLGISALAAFAKQVTPEEAPGLDTLFPFEADCIVSHGQKRCLTPEAPGPVLGCELGASLL, encoded by the coding sequence ATGTCTGAACTTTCTTTTGCCCTCTACCCTTACCGCATCGCCCTCAGTCGTCCGCTGCCCGTGGGTAAGCAGCGCATCATGCATCGCACAGGTTTGGTGCTCGAAGCGAGTACCGGCGAGAAAAGGGTCTTTGCCGAGATTGCGCCCTTAAGCGGCCCGGATATGGATGGCGCGCCCATCCTTGGCTTCAGCGCCGAGTCCATTGACGACTGCATTGATACGTTAAAAAGCGGCTTGGCTGGCAGAACATCATCAGATGCAGCTGATTGGGTGGCCAAGCTTGAAGCCATGGCCGATTCGGTTTCGCAGGACGCTGTAGCCTGGGGGCTTGGTATACTTGCTGCCCAACTCAACGAACAACTTAGTGAGCAGTTGTCTGATGATATAGCCCACCCGATGCCGGACATCCCACTTATCTACCTTGGCGAGGACGAGCCGTTGGAGGCCGTGCGAAAGCGTGTCAAAGCGCTGCCAGCACAGACCCGCTTCGTTAAGGTAAAGGTGGGCCAAACCTCCATGGAAACAGAGCTGAAGCTTATCCATGGGATTCTTGCAGAGCGGCCACAACTGAAGCTGCGGCTCGATGCCAATCAGGGCTTTGAACTGGACGATGCCATTGATTTTTGTGCTTGCCTGCCCAGGGATGCCATCGACTATATCGAAGAGCCCTGTCGCAACCCGGCCGACAATCCAGCACTCTTCCGGGCCGTTGGTATCGGCTATGCGCTTGATGAGTCTCTTGCCCTGTCAGACTTTCACTTCCCTGAAGATCCCCAGTCTCAGGGGCTGAGGGCATTGGTGTTAAAGCCCATGCTGCTGGGCTCGCCCGCCCGGGTGCAGGCATTTATTGATGACGCCCACTCGCGGGGCATTCGCTGTGTTATCAGCTCAGCACTGGAGTCGTCATTGGGTATCTCAGCGCTGGCGGCCTTTGCCAAACAGGTCACCCCGGAAGAAGCACCTGGGCTCGACACCCTGTTTCCCTTTGAAGCCGACTGCATCGTCTCACACGGACAGAAGCGCTGTCTCACGCCAGAAGCCCCCGGGCCTGTGCTTGGCTGTGAACTCGGAGCCTCGCTGCTGTGA
- the menE gene encoding o-succinylbenzoate--CoA ligase has translation MSPQRSTYPQLSISPLQQAAATWPDAHALITPEYVLSFELLARRVREVAQQLKAQKIKRLGVIGPNSVEQIILYWACAEAGALFCPLSWRFPESQLEGLIRRFALDALHAPALDRLCPALPRIHLEDTTRGMAASTEAPPVAAILDLLQPVNLVLSSGSTGEPKAAVHTLANHIASAEGARCLIPLSPGDRWLLSLPLFHIGGIAILNRCALAGAAVALPEQQTPTKQRSVAQAMSALSPTHVSLVAAQLTALLEDSPDSLNSVKALLLGGGAIGGALLSRLEALGICAFTSYGMTEMSSQITTGPANSQGASGALLPGRELRIREGEIQVRGETLFLGYLEEDGLRLPLTDDGWFATKDCGYLDESGRLFVSGRLDNMFICGGENLHPEEIEAALCQHPQVLEAIVYPKADNTFGLLPHALLRCRNAMPTQAELDDFLASRIARFKRPRAYQAWPDVATRGLKTNRKAVVAAALRAGEPQ, from the coding sequence GTGAGCCCTCAGCGTTCAACCTACCCTCAGCTGTCCATCTCGCCACTGCAGCAAGCAGCGGCCACCTGGCCCGATGCCCATGCACTGATAACGCCGGAATACGTGCTGTCTTTCGAGTTGCTGGCCAGGCGGGTGCGAGAGGTCGCTCAGCAGCTTAAGGCGCAAAAGATAAAGCGTCTCGGGGTGATTGGCCCGAACAGTGTCGAGCAGATAATCCTCTACTGGGCCTGCGCCGAAGCGGGCGCACTTTTTTGCCCCCTGTCATGGCGATTCCCAGAATCTCAGCTTGAAGGCCTGATACGTCGCTTTGCCCTTGATGCCCTGCACGCCCCGGCACTGGACAGGCTCTGCCCTGCATTGCCCCGTATTCACCTTGAGGACACGACCAGGGGGATGGCCGCAAGCACCGAGGCACCTCCTGTCGCCGCAATCCTCGATTTGTTGCAGCCGGTCAATCTGGTGCTGAGTTCAGGCTCCACGGGCGAGCCCAAGGCGGCAGTGCATACTCTGGCCAATCACATTGCCAGTGCAGAGGGAGCCCGATGCCTTATCCCACTGTCGCCGGGCGATCGCTGGCTCCTGTCACTGCCGCTGTTTCATATCGGCGGTATAGCCATTCTCAATCGCTGTGCCCTCGCCGGGGCGGCGGTGGCCTTACCGGAGCAGCAAACGCCGACAAAGCAGCGGTCGGTCGCACAGGCCATGTCAGCACTGTCGCCCACCCATGTCTCTTTGGTGGCGGCACAGCTCACTGCCCTGCTTGAGGACTCTCCAGACTCACTTAACTCGGTCAAGGCGTTGCTGCTGGGGGGCGGCGCCATCGGCGGGGCCTTGCTTTCACGACTTGAGGCGCTGGGGATCTGTGCCTTTACCAGTTACGGCATGACGGAAATGAGCTCGCAAATCACCACCGGCCCCGCCAATAGCCAGGGTGCCAGCGGCGCCCTGTTGCCGGGACGGGAGCTCAGAATACGTGAGGGGGAAATTCAGGTGCGGGGCGAGACCCTGTTCCTGGGGTATCTTGAGGAGGATGGCCTCAGATTACCGCTCACCGATGACGGCTGGTTTGCCACCAAGGACTGTGGGTATCTGGACGAATCAGGCAGGCTTTTTGTGTCGGGACGGCTCGATAACATGTTTATCTGCGGCGGCGAAAACCTGCATCCGGAAGAAATTGAAGCGGCGCTGTGCCAGCATCCACAGGTGCTGGAGGCCATCGTTTATCCCAAAGCCGATAACACCTTTGGCCTCTTGCCCCATGCGCTGCTGCGCTGCCGCAATGCCATGCCCACCCAAGCGGAATTGGATGACTTTCTTGCAAGCCGTATCGCCCGCTTTAAACGGCCTCGCGCTTATCAAGCCTGGCCCGATGTGGCAACCCGTGGCCTGAAAACCAACCGTAAGGCGGTGGTGGCCGCAGCGCTGCGCGCCGGTGAACCACAGTGA
- the yjeH gene encoding L-methionine/branched-chain amino acid transporter, with amino-acid sequence MEHIKGTIGRWQGAGLMATTLLGTGVFILPQMTLAKAGTSALWAWALLTLAIIPVTLVFGRLASRFPHAAGPAFFVEKAFGRTLGRSIGLIFLLVIPMGAPAAILMTFQFVTAILPLAGAELLVAQLLVIGLLWFANLKGLQVSAKAQFALTLGIVAVVLALFMGLGVQHHAVKLPDFESAWQTGPMMLAAGIAFWSFLGVEAMTHLAHDFREPEKDMIPAMMLGTVLVGLIYLGCTSLLWLVPSVTGVAMMGVFDTLLGGGGAQVIGVLGVSAGLATVNVYAGSAARLLWSFSREGIMPRYFQRLNDHGVPVRAQTAILGAMAAVLTLVFVFEQDLEQLIAWSNGVFVIIYAMSMLAAWRLLGTSSRHWILLGLGFCIALGLSLGERMAYAIMLLMLVLPLLWWQKGHLQRKAGGAC; translated from the coding sequence ATGGAACATATCAAAGGAACGATCGGCCGCTGGCAAGGCGCCGGACTCATGGCCACCACTTTACTGGGCACTGGGGTGTTTATTTTGCCGCAGATGACCCTGGCCAAAGCCGGTACCAGCGCACTTTGGGCATGGGCGTTACTGACCCTTGCCATTATTCCCGTGACTCTGGTGTTTGGCCGATTGGCGAGTCGTTTCCCCCATGCTGCCGGGCCAGCCTTCTTTGTGGAAAAGGCCTTTGGCCGTACGCTGGGGCGCAGCATCGGGCTTATCTTTTTGTTGGTGATCCCCATGGGGGCGCCCGCCGCCATTTTGATGACCTTTCAGTTTGTCACCGCCATACTGCCATTGGCGGGTGCTGAACTGTTAGTCGCGCAGCTGCTGGTCATAGGTTTGCTGTGGTTCGCGAATCTCAAGGGATTGCAGGTGTCAGCCAAGGCGCAGTTCGCTCTGACCCTGGGGATAGTGGCCGTGGTGCTCGCGCTCTTTATGGGCCTGGGGGTGCAACATCACGCCGTCAAATTGCCGGATTTTGAATCAGCCTGGCAGACCGGCCCCATGATGCTGGCTGCAGGCATCGCCTTCTGGAGCTTCCTCGGGGTTGAGGCCATGACCCACCTGGCACACGATTTTCGCGAGCCGGAAAAAGACATGATCCCGGCCATGATGCTGGGCACAGTGCTGGTGGGGCTGATTTATCTGGGCTGCACCAGCTTGCTGTGGCTGGTGCCATCCGTCACGGGCGTGGCCATGATGGGAGTATTCGATACCCTGCTTGGGGGCGGCGGTGCTCAGGTGATTGGTGTGCTGGGCGTTTCCGCGGGCCTGGCCACTGTAAACGTCTATGCCGGCAGTGCTGCCCGGTTGCTGTGGAGCTTCAGCCGCGAGGGCATTATGCCGCGCTATTTCCAGCGCCTGAATGATCATGGGGTGCCGGTGCGTGCTCAAACGGCTATTTTGGGCGCCATGGCAGCGGTGCTGACGCTGGTGTTTGTGTTCGAGCAGGATCTGGAACAGCTGATTGCCTGGAGCAACGGGGTGTTTGTGATTATCTATGCCATGTCGATGCTGGCTGCCTGGCGCCTGTTGGGTACCTCGTCCCGCCACTGGATCCTGTTGGGGCTTGGATTCTGTATTGCGCTGGGGCTGTCCCTTGGTGAGCGTATGGCCTACGCCATCATGCTGCTGATGCTGGTGTTGCCCCTGCTGTGGTGGCAGAAGGGGCATTTGCAGCGTAAAGCCGGTGGCGCCTGTTAA
- the menH gene encoding 2-succinyl-6-hydroxy-2,4-cyclohexadiene-1-carboxylate synthase: protein MDTQPLKPCLLMLHGFLGCGSDWDTLTPELEPHFRLLTPDLPGHGMTPLDVQFDDRAESQLGGNGSSPFDKVCLVLLDWLDKHDVTEFHLLGYSLGGRLALHLAHMAPSRLLSLNLESCHPGLVSGGDKTERLAADSRWAEQLASKPLPAFLDVWYRQGVFAHLDDDARQALVARRSGQHKEANRQALVQMYLATSLANQDDLRAVPAALPCPVNLYVGEWDHKFTGLANQWQQHQSGIHLFTIQGAGHNCHAEQPGRFAHSLLQGIFHHSSMGQSHV, encoded by the coding sequence GTGGATACGCAGCCGCTGAAGCCCTGCCTGCTGATGCTGCATGGTTTTTTAGGTTGTGGCAGCGACTGGGATACATTAACGCCCGAACTTGAGCCCCACTTTCGCTTGCTCACCCCCGACTTACCGGGGCACGGTATGACGCCTCTTGACGTGCAGTTCGACGATAGGGCCGAGAGTCAGCTTGGCGGCAATGGCAGCAGCCCGTTTGACAAGGTCTGCCTTGTCCTGCTCGACTGGCTTGATAAACACGACGTGACTGAGTTTCACCTACTGGGTTATTCACTCGGTGGCCGTTTAGCCTTACACCTCGCCCATATGGCGCCGAGCAGACTGCTTAGCCTCAACCTCGAGTCCTGCCACCCGGGGCTTGTGAGTGGCGGTGACAAGACCGAACGGCTCGCGGCCGATAGTCGCTGGGCCGAGCAACTTGCCTCCAAACCCCTGCCAGCGTTTCTCGATGTCTGGTATCGGCAGGGGGTATTTGCCCATCTCGATGACGATGCCCGTCAGGCACTGGTGGCTCGGCGCAGTGGGCAGCATAAAGAGGCAAACCGCCAGGCCTTGGTGCAGATGTATCTGGCCACCTCACTGGCAAATCAAGATGACCTCAGGGCCGTGCCCGCCGCCTTGCCCTGCCCGGTGAATCTCTATGTGGGTGAGTGGGACCACAAATTTACCGGCCTCGCCAACCAGTGGCAGCAGCATCAATCTGGTATCCACTTGTTTACAATCCAAGGCGCTGGCCACAATTGTCATGCCGAGCAGCCAGGCCGGTTCGCACACAGCCTGCTTCAGGGCATATTCCATCACTCCAGCATGGGTCAATCGCATGTCTGA
- a CDS encoding energy transducer TonB: protein MGKSLMQKGTLGMLGALVTLGLFVFMAYLVKQPPVEYQEQTATPEPLVHMPDREEPRPIRDTTPPPMPEPIKPVEIATTAESSGSEVAVDSPTIELPPVSHGSSNFGNSDYDAVPVVQIQPNYPISAAQNGKEGFVVLGFDIAADGSTTNVRVLDANPKRTFDAAARDAVKRWKYKPKMVDGKPVGVSNQQIRLDFSLDQRI, encoded by the coding sequence ATGGGTAAATCGCTGATGCAAAAAGGTACGCTGGGCATGTTGGGCGCCTTGGTCACCCTGGGGCTGTTCGTCTTTATGGCCTATCTGGTAAAACAGCCTCCGGTGGAATATCAGGAGCAGACTGCTACGCCAGAACCCCTGGTACACATGCCGGACAGAGAGGAACCAAGACCCATTCGAGATACCACGCCACCGCCGATGCCTGAACCGATAAAACCGGTGGAAATCGCCACAACCGCGGAAAGCTCAGGAAGTGAAGTAGCGGTAGACTCACCCACGATAGAACTTCCGCCGGTATCCCACGGCAGTTCAAACTTTGGCAACTCAGACTATGATGCCGTGCCGGTTGTGCAAATCCAGCCCAACTACCCCATCAGCGCCGCCCAAAACGGCAAGGAAGGCTTTGTGGTGTTGGGCTTTGATATCGCCGCCGATGGCAGCACCACCAATGTGCGGGTGTTGGACGCCAACCCCAAACGCACCTTCGATGCCGCCGCCCGCGACGCGGTAAAACGCTGGAAGTACAAACCCAAGATGGTCGATGGCAAACCCGTTGGTGTGAGTAACCAGCAAATTCGCCTCGACTTCAGCCTGGATCAGCGGATTTAA
- a CDS encoding Lrp/AsnC family transcriptional regulator — MDKFDQAIIQALRQDARRSISTIADEVNLSRSAVSERIKKLEQSGVIRGYQVLLSESQKEGVSAYFEIQHKCPRCADVVHVFHAIPEVLTCHGISGDMDLLVYVHAPSMRRLHEIREYIDTHTEIVKIKTHVVMSEWINNLAP; from the coding sequence TTGGACAAGTTTGATCAGGCCATTATTCAGGCATTGCGCCAGGACGCCAGAAGAAGCATTTCAACCATTGCCGACGAAGTGAATCTGTCTCGCAGTGCGGTTTCAGAACGTATTAAAAAGCTTGAACAATCCGGGGTGATCCGCGGCTATCAGGTACTCCTGTCCGAATCGCAAAAAGAAGGCGTATCGGCCTACTTTGAAATTCAGCATAAGTGCCCCCGCTGTGCCGATGTGGTGCACGTGTTCCATGCCATTCCTGAAGTGCTTACCTGCCATGGGATCTCCGGTGATATGGACCTGCTGGTGTATGTCCATGCCCCCTCCATGCGTCGCCTGCACGAAATCCGTGAATATATCGACACCCACACTGAAATTGTAAAAATCAAAACCCACGTGGTGATGAGCGAGTGGATTAACAATCTCGCGCCCTGA
- the menD gene encoding 2-succinyl-5-enolpyruvyl-6-hydroxy-3-cyclohexene-1-carboxylic-acid synthase — protein MDHLHSSTAELNLLWGSLILEELTRHGVMHLCMAPGSRSTPLTLAAAAQDKLTRHLHFDERGLGFLALGLAKASKAPVAIITTSGTAVANLYPAIVEASLTHVPLIILSGDRPWELIGCGANQAIDQPGIFGSYARQLNLPTPDLRIGPEVLLSALDEKLANLDRPLHINCMYPEPLYPSDHRFEQFDGYLSRLGQWQDTQAPYLSVANANLSAFPPRDAMMRFVHGKGVIVAGTLTEAEAPTELITLSQKLGWPLLTDAQSQLRQHPGAIGHIDQLLLNPRARALLDQAERVLVFGGRLLSKRLISYLAEKDWHSYWQVLPHQERLDPSHSNKQLWLGRAGDLCSLDWPRSSEANWAAQLITLNQSVEQDFIHHIDGGEFGEAQVIRAIAASHTAEQQLFIGNSLPVRLYDMFAPIGCCAASTYTNRGASGIDGLIATACGVARHQGRPTTLILGDLSALHDLNSLALARDCQSPLVIVVLNNDGGNIFNLLPVPTEELRSHFYRLSHGLEFGYGAAMFGLPYDRAEDMEAFIDAYQAALEHPGASVIEVTVAQDQASNQIRRMAEWIRSR, from the coding sequence ATGGATCACTTGCATTCGAGTACTGCCGAACTCAATTTGTTGTGGGGCTCTTTGATTCTGGAGGAGCTCACCCGTCACGGTGTAATGCACCTGTGCATGGCACCGGGCTCCCGCTCGACACCACTGACGCTGGCTGCCGCCGCCCAGGACAAACTGACCCGGCATCTGCATTTTGATGAACGGGGTCTGGGGTTCCTCGCACTCGGGCTGGCAAAAGCCAGCAAGGCACCGGTGGCCATCATCACCACCTCGGGTACCGCCGTGGCCAACCTGTATCCAGCCATTGTTGAAGCCTCCCTGACCCACGTGCCCCTGATTATTCTCTCCGGGGACAGACCCTGGGAACTGATTGGCTGCGGCGCCAATCAGGCTATTGATCAGCCAGGTATTTTTGGCAGCTATGCCCGCCAGCTCAACCTGCCGACACCGGATCTGCGAATTGGCCCGGAAGTGCTGCTCAGTGCCCTCGATGAAAAGTTGGCCAATCTCGACCGGCCGCTGCACATCAATTGCATGTATCCCGAGCCCCTGTACCCCTCTGACCACAGGTTCGAGCAATTCGACGGCTATTTAAGCCGTCTTGGCCAGTGGCAGGATACCCAGGCACCTTATCTCTCGGTGGCCAATGCCAACCTCAGCGCCTTCCCGCCCAGGGATGCCATGATGCGCTTTGTCCACGGTAAAGGGGTCATAGTCGCAGGCACGCTTACCGAAGCCGAAGCCCCGACAGAACTCATCACCTTGTCGCAAAAACTGGGTTGGCCGCTGCTGACCGATGCCCAAAGCCAACTGCGCCAGCATCCGGGCGCCATAGGGCATATCGATCAGCTGCTGTTGAACCCCAGGGCCCGTGCCCTGTTGGATCAGGCCGAACGGGTACTGGTCTTTGGCGGCAGGCTCCTGTCGAAGCGTCTTATCAGTTATCTGGCCGAAAAAGACTGGCACAGCTACTGGCAGGTATTGCCCCATCAGGAACGACTCGACCCCAGCCACAGCAACAAGCAACTTTGGCTTGGGCGGGCGGGGGATCTGTGCTCGCTGGATTGGCCCCGCTCATCTGAGGCCAACTGGGCTGCGCAGCTCATCACCTTAAATCAATCCGTTGAGCAGGACTTTATCCATCATATTGATGGCGGAGAATTCGGCGAGGCGCAGGTTATTCGCGCCATAGCGGCCAGTCATACCGCCGAGCAGCAACTCTTTATCGGTAACAGCCTGCCTGTACGCCTCTACGATATGTTTGCTCCCATAGGCTGCTGCGCCGCGTCCACCTATACCAACAGGGGCGCGTCCGGCATCGATGGTCTTATCGCCACCGCCTGCGGTGTGGCCCGTCATCAGGGGCGCCCCACCACCCTTATACTCGGCGATTTGTCGGCACTGCACGACTTGAACTCATTGGCACTCGCCCGGGATTGTCAGTCGCCCCTGGTGATAGTGGTACTCAACAATGATGGCGGCAACATATTCAACTTGCTGCCGGTGCCCACAGAAGAGCTTCGCAGCCATTTCTATCGACTCAGCCATGGGCTGGAGTTTGGCTATGGCGCCGCCATGTTTGGCCTGCCTTACGACCGGGCCGAAGATATGGAGGCCTTTATCGATGCCTATCAGGCGGCGCTGGAACACCCGGGTGCCTCTGTGATTGAAGTGACTGTGGCGCAGGATCAAGCCAGCAATCAGATAAGGAGAATGGCCGAGTGGATACGCAGCCGCTGA